One genomic segment of Pandoraea sputorum includes these proteins:
- a CDS encoding xanthine dehydrogenase family protein molybdopterin-binding subunit codes for MRELRFSQRPGVAVGDFTGVSRRGFLKTSAIAAGGLMLEMSLPGMMRTASAQGAAPAAVVPSAFVHIAPDDTVTIQVNRLDFGQGVQTALPMLVAEELDCDWSKVRSELAPAADVYKDPMFGIQMTGGSGSIAHSWMQYRRIGASARAMLIAAAAQQWKVPADQLRTEKGVVLGPNGKRATYGSLAAKAQAMPVPANVALKDPSAFRLLGKPTGRLDAKAKSTGTPMYGMDFKLPNLKVAVVARPPVFGAKVKTFDAKAAKAVKGVRDVLEIPDDRGGTAVAVIADGYWQAKTGRDALKAEWDTSGVEHVDTTAQLAKYKEMAKTPGTVAIDADVSKLKGAPKTLVAEYSFPYLAHAPMEPLNCTVQISGKGAEVWTGTQFQTVDQAAIARTLDLKPEQVKLHTLMAGGGFGRRAVPTSDYGVEAAQVAKAWHGAGHREPVKVIWSREDDIHGGYYRPMYVHRAEIGLDAKGNVLAWNHTIVGQSILAGTPFEKMMVKNGIDGTSVEGVSGTPYAVPLRLTLHSPKVNVPVLWWRSVGNTHTAFVMETLIDELAKNAGQDPVAYRYALLGDKHPRHRDALALAVERSGYGKTKLPAGQAWGVAVHESFDSVVAYVVVAEMRNGAPRLVSATAGVHCNFAVNPLTVAAQVEGAALMGLGTTLPGAAITMKDGEVEQSNFHQYTVARLTDMPAINVHVVSSGDAPTGMGEPGLPPLAPAYANAVFALTGKRQRALPFEVASA; via the coding sequence ATGCGTGAACTTCGTTTCTCCCAACGTCCCGGCGTGGCCGTGGGCGACTTCACCGGCGTGAGCCGTCGTGGCTTCCTCAAGACGTCCGCCATTGCGGCGGGCGGCCTGATGCTGGAAATGTCGCTGCCCGGCATGATGCGCACGGCAAGCGCGCAGGGCGCGGCCCCGGCAGCGGTCGTGCCGTCCGCCTTCGTGCACATCGCCCCGGACGACACCGTCACCATTCAGGTCAACCGGCTCGATTTCGGACAAGGCGTGCAAACGGCGTTGCCGATGCTCGTCGCCGAAGAGCTCGATTGCGACTGGTCGAAGGTCCGCAGCGAGTTGGCCCCGGCCGCCGACGTCTACAAAGACCCGATGTTCGGCATCCAGATGACGGGCGGCTCCGGCTCCATCGCGCACTCGTGGATGCAATACCGGCGCATTGGCGCGTCGGCGCGCGCGATGCTGATTGCGGCGGCGGCCCAGCAATGGAAAGTCCCGGCCGATCAGTTGCGCACCGAAAAGGGCGTCGTGCTCGGCCCGAACGGTAAGCGCGCCACCTACGGCAGCCTCGCCGCAAAGGCGCAAGCCATGCCGGTACCCGCCAACGTTGCGCTCAAGGATCCGTCCGCCTTCCGTCTGCTCGGCAAGCCGACGGGCCGTCTGGACGCCAAAGCCAAGTCGACCGGCACGCCGATGTACGGCATGGACTTCAAGCTGCCGAACCTCAAGGTGGCGGTCGTGGCGCGTCCGCCGGTGTTCGGTGCCAAGGTGAAGACGTTCGACGCCAAGGCAGCGAAGGCCGTCAAGGGCGTGCGCGACGTCCTCGAAATTCCGGACGACCGTGGCGGCACCGCCGTCGCCGTCATCGCCGATGGCTACTGGCAGGCGAAGACTGGCCGCGACGCGCTCAAGGCCGAATGGGACACCAGCGGCGTCGAGCATGTCGACACCACGGCGCAGTTGGCCAAGTACAAGGAAATGGCGAAGACGCCGGGCACCGTCGCCATCGACGCCGACGTCTCCAAACTCAAGGGCGCACCGAAAACCCTCGTGGCCGAGTACAGCTTCCCGTACCTCGCCCATGCCCCGATGGAACCGCTGAACTGCACGGTGCAGATCTCGGGCAAAGGCGCGGAAGTCTGGACTGGCACGCAGTTTCAGACCGTCGATCAGGCGGCCATTGCACGCACGCTCGACCTCAAGCCGGAGCAGGTCAAGCTTCATACGTTGATGGCAGGCGGCGGTTTTGGCCGTCGTGCAGTGCCGACGTCGGACTACGGCGTCGAAGCCGCGCAGGTTGCGAAGGCGTGGCACGGCGCGGGCCATCGCGAGCCGGTCAAGGTGATCTGGAGCCGGGAAGACGACATTCACGGTGGCTACTACCGTCCGATGTACGTGCATCGCGCAGAGATCGGTCTGGATGCCAAGGGCAACGTGCTCGCCTGGAATCACACCATCGTCGGCCAGTCGATTCTGGCGGGCACGCCGTTCGAGAAGATGATGGTGAAGAACGGTATCGACGGCACGAGTGTCGAGGGCGTCTCCGGCACACCGTACGCCGTGCCGTTACGCCTGACGCTACACAGCCCGAAGGTCAACGTGCCGGTGTTGTGGTGGCGTTCGGTGGGCAACACCCACACGGCGTTCGTTATGGAGACGTTGATCGACGAATTGGCGAAGAATGCTGGCCAGGATCCGGTCGCGTACCGCTATGCGTTGCTGGGCGACAAGCATCCCCGTCACCGTGATGCGCTGGCGTTGGCGGTGGAGCGTTCGGGTTACGGCAAGACCAAACTACCCGCAGGACAGGCATGGGGTGTGGCCGTGCATGAGTCGTTCGACTCGGTGGTCGCGTACGTGGTGGTGGCGGAGATGCGCAATGGTGCACCGCGTCTGGTGAGTGCCACGGCGGGTGTGCATTGCAACTTCGCCGTCAATCCATTGACGGTTGCAGCGCAGGTCGAAGGTGCGGCATTGATGGGACTGGGCACGACACTGCCGGGTGCGGCGATCACGATGAAGGATGGCGAAGTCGAGCAGAGCAACTTCCACCAGTACACGGTGGCGCGCCTGACCGACATGCCCGCGATCAATGTGCACGTGGTCAGCTCGGGCGACGCACCGACCGGGATGGGCGAGCCGGGTCTGCCGCCGTTGGCGCCGGCGTATGCCAATGCCGTGTTTGCGTTGACGGGCAAACGGCAGCGCGCGCTGCCCTTCGAAGTCGCAAGCGCGTAA
- a CDS encoding (2Fe-2S)-binding protein — protein sequence MASFQLNGKTVKVDVDPATPLLWTLRDALNMTGTKFGCGMALCGACTAHLDGQPIRSCVTPVSAVEGKKITTIENVGADPVGAAVQAAWVKHDVPQCGYCQSGQIMSATALLRDNKTPNDEQIDTAMAGNICRCGTYARIRAAIKDAASSLA from the coding sequence ATGGCTTCGTTCCAACTGAACGGCAAAACGGTGAAGGTCGACGTCGACCCCGCCACTCCCCTGCTCTGGACCTTGCGCGACGCGCTCAACATGACCGGCACGAAGTTCGGTTGTGGCATGGCGTTGTGCGGTGCCTGCACCGCCCACCTCGACGGCCAGCCCATCCGCAGCTGCGTCACCCCCGTGTCGGCCGTCGAAGGCAAAAAGATCACCACCATCGAGAACGTCGGTGCCGATCCGGTCGGCGCTGCCGTGCAGGCCGCATGGGTCAAGCACGACGTGCCGCAGTGCGGCTACTGCCAGAGCGGCCAGATCATGTCTGCCACCGCCCTGCTGCGCGATAACAAGACGCCGAACGACGAACAGATCGATACCGCGATGGCGGGCAACATCTGTCGTTGCGGCACGTACGCCCGCATTCGCGCGGCCATCAAAGACGCCGCATCGTCGCTGGCCTGA
- a CDS encoding DUF3683 domain-containing protein has product MNAPLPAFEPHDAKHAVAAQPPRLREIPYNYTSFSDREIVMRLLGADAWAILDELRAERRTGRSARMLYEVLGDIWVVRRNPYLQDDLLDNPKRRKLLIDALDHRLNEIDKRRRADVAEHADAHGRERAARVEQLEVAARRAVADFAAEFEKMAELRRRAKKVLGRTTASDNIKFDGLSRVSHVTDATDWRVEYPFVVLTPDSEAEMASLVKGCFELGLTVIPRGGGTGYTGGAIPLTPFSAVINTEKLEQLDEVEYLQLPGVDKPVGTIFSGAGVVTRRVAEAAERAGLVFAVDPTSIDASCIGGNVAMNAGGKKAVLWGTALDNLAWWRMVDPQGNWLEVTRHDHNLGKIHDIPVARFELKWFDGNQAPGEVLLKTEMLEIEGKRFRKEGLGKDVTDKFLAGLPGIQKEGCDGLITSARWILHKMPAHTRTVCLEFFGQAKEAIPSIVEIKDYMFAQTAAGGAILAGLEHLDERYLRAVGYATKSKRNAFPKMVLIGDIVGDDDNAVAQATSEVIRMANGKSGEGFVAVSAEARKKFWLDRSRTAAIARHTNAFKINEDVVIPLHRMGEYTDHIERINIELSLKNKLQLVDALEAFFEAGNLPLGKTDDANEIPSAEILEDRVQTALTMLREVRARWEYLRDNFEMSLADAIPLLNRHGIRDINVALNDRLNKHPETRLIDLLQDRTVRISWKQEIRAELRQIFTGGEFKPILDEAQAIHKRVLHGRVFVALHMHAGDGNVHTNIPVNSDNYEMLQDAHKAVARIMDIARSLDGVISGEHGIGITKLEFLTEAEIGEFRAYKMRVDPEGRFNKGKLLNLPELPADLRNAYTPSFGLMGYESLIMQQSDIGAIADSVKDCLRCGKCKPVCATHVPRANLLYSPRNKILATSLLIEAFLYEEQTRRGVSIKHWDEFNDVADHCTVCHKCVTPCPVKIDFGDVTMNMRNLLRKMGKKKFNPGAAAGMFFLNATNPETINITRKVMIDWGYKAQRFGADIFKKIAKKQTAHPPATVGKPPLREEVIHFVNKKMPGNLPKKTARALLDIEDNKVVPIIRNPKATTVDSEAVFYFPGCGSERLFSQVGLATQAMLWHVGVQTVLPPGYLCCGYPQRGSGQGEKAEKIVTDNRVLFHRMANTLNYLDIKTVVVSCGTCYDQLAGYEFEKIFPGCRIVDIHEYLLEKNVKLEGVNGTRYMYHDPCHTPIKTMDPVKLVNQLMGSENDGYKIEKNDRCCGESGTLAVTRPDISTQIRFRKEEEMRKGAAKLRADGKVEDVKILTSCPSCLQGLSRYNDDADVTADYIVVEIAKHILGDQWLVDYVKDANNGGIERVLV; this is encoded by the coding sequence ATGAACGCACCCTTGCCTGCCTTCGAGCCGCACGACGCTAAGCATGCCGTAGCCGCTCAACCCCCGCGTCTGCGTGAAATTCCCTACAACTACACGTCGTTTTCGGACCGCGAAATCGTCATGCGCCTGCTTGGCGCGGACGCCTGGGCGATCCTCGACGAACTCCGTGCCGAACGCCGTACCGGCCGCTCGGCACGCATGCTGTATGAAGTGCTCGGCGACATCTGGGTGGTACGCCGTAACCCGTATCTGCAAGACGACCTGCTCGACAACCCGAAGCGCCGCAAGCTGCTGATCGACGCGCTCGACCACCGTCTGAACGAGATCGACAAGCGTCGCCGTGCCGACGTGGCCGAACACGCCGACGCGCATGGCCGCGAGCGTGCAGCCCGCGTCGAGCAACTGGAAGTGGCCGCGCGCCGCGCCGTGGCGGACTTCGCCGCCGAGTTCGAGAAGATGGCCGAACTGCGCCGTCGCGCGAAAAAGGTGCTCGGTCGCACGACTGCCAGCGACAACATCAAGTTCGACGGCCTGTCGCGTGTCTCGCACGTGACGGACGCGACCGACTGGCGCGTGGAATATCCGTTCGTGGTGCTGACCCCGGACAGCGAAGCCGAAATGGCCTCGCTGGTGAAGGGCTGCTTCGAACTGGGGCTGACGGTGATCCCGCGTGGAGGTGGCACGGGCTACACGGGTGGCGCGATTCCGCTCACGCCGTTCTCGGCCGTCATCAATACGGAAAAGCTGGAACAACTCGACGAAGTCGAATACTTGCAACTACCGGGCGTCGACAAGCCGGTCGGTACGATCTTCTCGGGGGCGGGCGTGGTCACGCGCCGTGTGGCCGAAGCCGCCGAGCGTGCCGGTCTGGTGTTCGCTGTCGACCCCACGTCGATCGATGCTTCGTGCATCGGCGGCAACGTCGCCATGAACGCCGGTGGCAAGAAGGCTGTGCTGTGGGGCACCGCGTTGGATAACCTCGCGTGGTGGCGCATGGTCGATCCGCAGGGCAACTGGCTGGAAGTCACGCGTCACGATCACAACCTCGGCAAGATTCACGACATTCCGGTCGCTCGCTTCGAACTGAAATGGTTCGACGGTAATCAGGCTCCGGGTGAAGTGCTGCTCAAGACCGAGATGCTGGAGATCGAAGGCAAGCGTTTCCGCAAGGAAGGCCTGGGCAAGGACGTCACGGACAAGTTCCTCGCCGGTTTGCCGGGCATTCAGAAGGAAGGCTGCGACGGCCTGATCACGAGCGCGCGCTGGATTCTGCACAAGATGCCCGCGCATACGCGTACGGTGTGTCTGGAGTTCTTCGGCCAGGCGAAGGAAGCGATTCCGAGCATCGTCGAAATCAAGGACTACATGTTCGCGCAGACGGCTGCGGGCGGCGCGATTCTCGCCGGTCTGGAGCATCTGGACGAACGCTATCTGCGCGCCGTGGGCTATGCCACGAAGTCGAAGCGCAACGCGTTCCCGAAGATGGTGCTGATCGGCGATATCGTTGGCGACGACGACAACGCGGTCGCACAAGCGACGTCGGAAGTCATTCGTATGGCCAACGGCAAGAGCGGCGAAGGGTTCGTCGCCGTGTCGGCCGAGGCGCGCAAGAAGTTCTGGCTCGACCGCTCGCGCACGGCCGCCATCGCCCGCCACACGAACGCCTTCAAGATCAACGAAGACGTGGTGATTCCGCTGCATCGCATGGGCGAATACACGGATCACATCGAACGCATCAACATCGAGCTTTCGCTCAAGAACAAGCTGCAACTGGTCGACGCGCTCGAAGCGTTCTTCGAAGCGGGCAATCTGCCGCTCGGCAAGACGGACGACGCGAACGAAATTCCGTCGGCTGAAATTCTCGAAGATCGCGTGCAGACGGCGCTCACGATGCTGCGCGAGGTCCGCGCACGCTGGGAGTACCTGCGCGATAACTTCGAGATGTCGCTCGCCGACGCCATTCCGCTGCTCAACCGTCACGGCATTCGCGATATCAACGTCGCGCTGAACGACCGTCTGAACAAGCATCCGGAAACGCGCCTCATCGATCTGTTGCAAGACCGCACGGTACGCATTTCGTGGAAGCAGGAGATTCGCGCCGAACTGCGTCAGATCTTCACGGGCGGCGAGTTCAAGCCGATCCTCGACGAAGCGCAGGCGATCCACAAGCGCGTGCTGCACGGCCGTGTGTTCGTCGCACTCCACATGCACGCTGGTGACGGCAACGTGCACACGAACATCCCGGTCAACTCGGACAACTACGAGATGCTCCAGGATGCGCACAAGGCCGTGGCCCGCATCATGGACATCGCGCGCTCGCTCGACGGCGTGATCTCGGGCGAACACGGCATCGGCATCACCAAGCTGGAGTTCCTGACGGAAGCCGAGATCGGCGAATTCCGCGCGTACAAGATGCGCGTGGACCCGGAAGGACGCTTCAACAAGGGCAAGCTGCTCAATCTGCCCGAGCTGCCCGCCGATCTGCGCAACGCCTATACGCCCAGCTTTGGGCTGATGGGCTACGAGTCGCTGATCATGCAGCAGTCGGACATCGGCGCGATTGCCGACAGCGTGAAGGACTGCCTGCGCTGCGGCAAGTGCAAGCCGGTGTGCGCCACGCACGTGCCGCGCGCGAACCTGCTCTACAGCCCGCGTAACAAGATTCTCGCAACGTCGCTGCTCATCGAAGCGTTCCTGTACGAAGAGCAGACGCGCCGTGGCGTGTCGATCAAGCACTGGGACGAGTTCAACGACGTGGCCGATCACTGCACGGTCTGCCACAAGTGCGTCACGCCCTGCCCGGTCAAGATCGACTTCGGCGACGTGACGATGAACATGCGTAACCTGCTGCGCAAGATGGGCAAGAAGAAGTTCAACCCGGGCGCGGCCGCCGGTATGTTCTTCCTGAACGCGACCAACCCCGAGACGATCAACATCACCCGCAAGGTGATGATCGACTGGGGATACAAGGCGCAACGCTTCGGTGCGGATATCTTCAAGAAGATCGCCAAGAAGCAGACGGCCCACCCGCCTGCAACGGTCGGCAAGCCGCCGCTGCGCGAAGAGGTGATCCACTTCGTCAACAAGAAGATGCCGGGCAACTTGCCGAAGAAGACGGCGCGCGCGCTGCTCGACATCGAAGACAACAAGGTGGTGCCGATCATTCGCAATCCGAAGGCCACCACGGTGGATTCGGAAGCGGTGTTCTACTTCCCTGGCTGCGGCTCGGAGCGTCTGTTCTCGCAGGTCGGTCTCGCCACGCAGGCAATGCTCTGGCACGTGGGCGTGCAGACGGTGCTGCCGCCGGGCTATCTATGCTGCGGCTATCCGCAACGCGGATCGGGGCAGGGCGAGAAGGCCGAGAAGATCGTGACGGACAACCGCGTGCTCTTCCACCGCATGGCCAACACGCTGAACTACCTCGATATCAAGACGGTGGTGGTGTCGTGCGGCACTTGCTACGATCAGCTCGCGGGCTACGAATTCGAGAAGATCTTCCCGGGCTGCCGTATCGTGGACATCCACGAGTACCTGCTTGAGAAGAACGTGAAGCTCGAAGGCGTGAACGGTACGCGCTACATGTATCACGATCCGTGCCACACGCCGATCAAGACGATGGACCCGGTCAAGCTCGTGAACCAGTTGATGGGCAGCGAGAACGACGGCTACAAGATCGAGAAGAACGATCGGTGCTGCGGCGAATCGGGTACGCTGGCGGTCACGCGTCCGGATATCTCGACGCAGATCCGCTTCCGCAAGGAAGAGGAGATGCGCAAGGGCGCGGCGAAGCTGCGGGCGGACGGCAAGGTGGAAGACGTCAAGATCCTGACGAGCTGCCCGTCGTGCCTGCAAGGTCTGTCGCGCTACAACGACGACGCCGATGTCACAGCCGACTACATCGTCGTCGAGATCGCCAAGCACATTCTGGGCGATCAGTGGCTGGTGGACTACGTCAAGGATGCAAACAACGGCGGCATCGAACGCGTGCTGGTCTGA
- a CDS encoding nucleotidyltransferase family protein — protein sequence MTRPSTPPVAILLAGGLGTRFDAAGRRNKLLAPLPGDPLNRPVALASAHALLAALPRVIAVVRPDSAELENVLLQAGCEVVMSHATKRGMGATLAAGINAASDEDPPPGLEHLDGWLVALADMPYIHPNTLRAIANGLTSPEAIVAPNYQGQRGHPVAFGSAYTSRLAALDGDIGARDLLISEHITIVDVDDAGIVRDIDTPDDLR from the coding sequence ATGACCCGACCCTCGACGCCGCCCGTGGCCATTCTACTGGCAGGCGGACTCGGTACCCGCTTCGATGCGGCTGGGCGCCGGAACAAGCTGCTCGCGCCGCTCCCCGGAGACCCCCTGAACCGACCCGTTGCCCTCGCCAGCGCCCACGCGCTGCTGGCGGCATTGCCGCGCGTGATCGCGGTGGTGCGACCGGACTCGGCCGAGCTGGAGAACGTGCTGTTGCAGGCGGGTTGTGAAGTCGTCATGAGCCACGCCACCAAGCGCGGCATGGGCGCGACGCTCGCGGCCGGCATTAATGCCGCCTCCGACGAAGATCCGCCCCCGGGCCTCGAACATCTCGACGGCTGGCTCGTCGCGCTGGCCGACATGCCCTACATCCACCCGAATACCCTGCGCGCGATTGCGAACGGCCTTACGTCGCCCGAAGCCATCGTCGCTCCGAATTATCAGGGACAACGCGGCCATCCCGTCGCGTTCGGTTCTGCCTATACCTCGCGTCTTGCCGCCCTCGATGGCGACATCGGCGCGCGCGACCTGTTGATTAGCGAGCACATTACGATCGTCGATGTCGACGACGCCGGAATCGTGCGCGACATCGACACCCCAGACGACCTACGCTAG
- the ilvA gene encoding threonine ammonia-lyase, biosynthetic, which produces MSDAAPDYLKKILTAKVYDVAFESELEPARTLSMRLHNRIYLKREDNQTVFSFKIRGAYNKMANLSEAERERGVLTASAGNHAQGVAYSAARLGCKAVIVMPVTTPQVKIDAVKTHGGRAVEVVLAGDSYSDAYAHAMTLQAERGLTFVPPFDDPDVIAGQGTIGMEILRQHQGPLHAIFVPIGGGGLAAGVAAYVKAVRPEIKVIGVQSVDSDAMAQSIHAGERILLNDVGLFADGTAVKYVGEETFRLCSEYLDEVVRVDTDQLCAAIKDVFQDTRSVLEPSGALSVAGAKLYAEREKLKGETLVAITSGANMNFDRLRFVAERAEVGEAREAVFAVTIPEARGSFKRFTEVVGSRNVTEFNYRISEASSAHIFVGIQMHNRDEGERIKAGFERHGFPTLDLSNDELSKQHIRYMVGGRSALASHEVLYRFEFPERPGALMKFLSAMSPNWNISLFHYRNQGADYSNILVGIQVPNDEKAAFRDFLATLGYPYWDESDNPVYKLFLG; this is translated from the coding sequence ATGTCTGACGCAGCTCCCGACTATCTGAAGAAGATCCTGACCGCCAAAGTCTACGACGTCGCCTTTGAGAGCGAACTCGAACCGGCTCGCACGCTTTCCATGCGGCTGCACAATCGAATTTATCTCAAGCGCGAAGACAACCAGACGGTGTTCTCCTTCAAGATTCGGGGCGCGTACAACAAGATGGCCAACCTCAGCGAGGCCGAGCGCGAGCGCGGCGTGCTGACCGCGTCCGCCGGGAACCACGCGCAGGGCGTTGCCTACTCGGCGGCGCGTCTGGGCTGCAAGGCCGTCATCGTCATGCCGGTCACTACGCCGCAGGTCAAGATCGACGCCGTGAAAACCCACGGCGGACGCGCCGTCGAAGTGGTGCTCGCAGGCGACTCGTACAGCGACGCCTACGCGCACGCCATGACGCTGCAAGCCGAGCGTGGCCTGACCTTCGTGCCCCCGTTCGACGACCCCGACGTCATCGCCGGTCAGGGCACCATCGGCATGGAAATCCTGCGCCAGCATCAGGGCCCGCTGCATGCCATCTTCGTGCCCATCGGCGGCGGTGGACTGGCGGCCGGTGTCGCCGCCTACGTCAAAGCCGTGCGTCCGGAGATCAAAGTCATCGGCGTGCAATCGGTCGACTCCGACGCCATGGCGCAATCCATCCACGCTGGCGAGCGCATCCTGCTCAACGATGTCGGTCTGTTCGCTGACGGCACCGCCGTCAAGTACGTCGGCGAAGAGACGTTCCGCCTGTGCAGCGAGTATCTCGACGAAGTCGTGCGTGTCGACACCGACCAACTGTGCGCCGCCATCAAGGATGTCTTCCAGGACACCCGCAGCGTGCTTGAGCCGTCCGGCGCGCTGTCCGTGGCGGGCGCGAAGCTGTATGCGGAGCGCGAAAAACTCAAGGGCGAAACGCTCGTCGCGATCACCTCCGGCGCCAACATGAACTTCGACCGCCTGCGCTTCGTCGCCGAGCGTGCCGAGGTCGGTGAAGCGCGCGAAGCCGTGTTCGCCGTCACCATTCCCGAGGCGCGCGGCAGCTTCAAGCGCTTCACCGAAGTGGTGGGCAGCCGCAATGTGACCGAGTTCAACTACCGAATTAGCGAAGCGTCCAGCGCCCACATCTTCGTGGGTATCCAGATGCACAACCGCGACGAAGGCGAGCGTATCAAGGCCGGTTTCGAGCGTCACGGCTTCCCGACGCTCGATCTGTCGAACGACGAACTCTCCAAGCAGCACATCCGCTACATGGTGGGCGGGCGCTCGGCGCTGGCCAGTCACGAAGTGCTGTATCGCTTCGAGTTTCCGGAGCGTCCGGGCGCGCTGATGAAGTTCCTCTCGGCCATGAGCCCGAACTGGAACATCAGCCTGTTCCACTACCGGAATCAGGGCGCGGACTACAGCAACATCCTCGTGGGGATTCAGGTCCCGAACGACGAGAAGGCCGCGTTCCGCGACTTCCTCGCAACGCTCGGCTATCCTTACTGGGACGAAAGCGATAACCCCGTGTACAAGCTGTTCCTCGGGTAA
- a CDS encoding YqaA family protein: protein MESFITWLLGVLALPGVGLPAIFLVSFLSATLLPMGSEPALFGYVALNPHMFWTAIVVASVGNTLGGMLDWWMGFAARRAFVRLKARRRAHARAAAVGGVGVTVDVPQGKAGKGDVDGKAPMNERYTRWMRRFGPPLLLLSWLPVVGDPLCTLAGWLRLSWRSCLIYIAIGKTLRYVAITYLMLRVPESFWQGIFAPFRHLLVG, encoded by the coding sequence ATGGAGTCGTTCATCACATGGCTGCTGGGCGTGCTGGCGTTGCCCGGCGTGGGCCTGCCCGCCATTTTTCTCGTGTCGTTTCTCTCCGCCACACTGCTGCCGATGGGCTCGGAACCCGCGCTCTTCGGCTACGTGGCGCTCAATCCGCATATGTTCTGGACGGCCATTGTCGTGGCGAGCGTGGGCAATACGCTCGGCGGCATGCTGGACTGGTGGATGGGGTTCGCGGCGCGTCGCGCGTTCGTGCGGCTCAAGGCGCGCCGACGGGCGCATGCGCGGGCGGCGGCGGTCGGTGGAGTCGGCGTGACTGTCGATGTGCCGCAGGGGAAGGCAGGCAAAGGGGACGTCGACGGCAAAGCACCCATGAACGAACGCTACACCCGCTGGATGCGCCGCTTTGGGCCGCCCTTGCTCTTGCTCTCATGGCTGCCGGTCGTCGGCGATCCGCTCTGCACCCTTGCCGGATGGCTGCGGCTTTCGTGGCGTTCGTGCCTCATCTATATCGCCATCGGCAAGACACTCCGCTACGTCGCCATCACCTACCTGATGCTGCGGGTGCCCGAGTCTTTCTGGCAAGGCATCTTCGCGCCGTTCAGGCATTTGCTCGTCGGGTGA